Proteins from one Desulfonema limicola genomic window:
- a CDS encoding type II toxin-antitoxin system RelE family toxin: MKTEFRKSFVRDLKKKTKDRLLLERIQETIIQVEDSEDIYAIKNIKKIVSKGEFFRIRIGAYRIGLTIEEDTACFVRMLHRREIYRYFP; this comes from the coding sequence GTGAAAACGGAATTTAGGAAAAGTTTTGTCAGGGATTTGAAGAAAAAAACGAAAGACAGGTTGCTTCTTGAACGAATTCAGGAAACAATCATACAGGTTGAAGACTCCGAAGATATATATGCGATTAAAAATATAAAAAAAATTGTTTCTAAAGGTGAGTTTTTTCGGATTAGGATAGGAGCTTACCGAATTGGATTGACCATTGAGGAAGATACAGCCTGTTTTGTAAGGATGCTCCACAGAAGAGAAATATACCGATATTTTCCATAA
- a CDS encoding glycosyltransferase family 2 protein, protein MPLSIAIITYNEADRISHCLESVLFADEIVVVDSFSTDNTIEIAQNFGCKVLTQKWPGFSRQKQFAVDNCKNDWVLILDADEQIPEQTAEEIKKITAEPEKEIYAYNFLRKNFLHGRWIKHCGWWPNRVTRLVNKKHGNFDDRPVHEKWICSGPVKKLDLFIEHYSFRNYEDMINKMQTYSSLAAKEMKQQDKKIRWWSPISHGMWMFFKTYILETGFMEGFDGLVISLLNAQGSFMKYAKAYEKMS, encoded by the coding sequence ATGCCCCTTTCAATTGCGATTATAACTTATAATGAAGCTGACCGGATTTCTCATTGCCTGGAAAGCGTTCTATTTGCTGATGAGATTGTTGTTGTTGATTCTTTCAGCACAGATAACACCATTGAGATTGCACAAAATTTTGGATGCAAAGTTCTTACCCAAAAATGGCCTGGATTTTCACGGCAAAAACAATTTGCTGTTGATAACTGCAAAAATGACTGGGTTTTAATACTTGATGCAGATGAGCAAATTCCTGAACAGACAGCAGAAGAAATTAAAAAAATAACAGCCGAACCTGAAAAAGAAATTTACGCATATAACTTTTTAAGGAAAAATTTTTTACATGGCCGGTGGATAAAGCATTGCGGATGGTGGCCTAACAGGGTTACACGCCTTGTGAATAAGAAACATGGCAATTTTGATGATCGTCCTGTTCATGAAAAATGGATCTGCTCTGGCCCTGTTAAAAAACTTGATCTATTCATAGAGCATTACAGCTTTAGAAATTATGAAGATATGATTAATAAAATGCAGACATATTCATCCCTGGCTGCAAAGGAGATGAAGCAGCAGGATAAAAAGATAAGATGGTGGTCCCCGATTTCACATGGAATGTGGATGTTTTTCAAAACCTATATTCTGGAAACTGGTTTTATGGAAGGGTTTGACGGTCTTGTTATTTCCCTGCTCAATGCGCAGGGTTCTTTTATGAAATATGCTAAAGCTTATGAAAAAATGTCTTAA
- a CDS encoding helix-turn-helix domain-containing protein, with protein MISKPNRVSSGVSQLDRFLGGLFIGDNVVWYDDAGSLASAFCMNFIQASLVQNKSLVYVSFDRSPKNLVENLGHLAENQHLTILDCFTHGKGDGSEVFSKFYEKDGAQWPYQIIKINEPWKPDKVIESIYGIHKTLKDDVRFVFESLTGMQDLWGGEEHIQKFYTHSCPRLYELNTIAYWIIEKGAHSGKLKAHINQIAQVAIDLSIKRGKSALTILKADKRNPDTLNTPNYYWNEGMNISFESDKRSHAKIDIGIRLKQLRTKQGLSQTELAKMVGVTPSTISQIESNIIYPSLTALFKIAETLCVEISSFFQDQTDIQNRVVFSRDQGVNINFPDLPKGSIAGRLLTPVDFEPKAEPYIIEIPANQNLGSHFFIHKGEEIGYVLSGTLQAEIKKGKYEIKKGDIIYLTTEMPSHWKNPGPETARLLWIKIK; from the coding sequence ATGATTTCCAAACCAAATAGGGTGTCATCAGGGGTCAGTCAGTTAGACCGGTTTTTAGGAGGGCTTTTTATAGGAGATAATGTAGTATGGTATGATGATGCAGGAAGCCTGGCTTCTGCATTCTGCATGAATTTTATCCAGGCATCCCTGGTGCAGAATAAATCCCTGGTTTATGTGAGTTTTGACCGGTCTCCTAAAAATCTTGTGGAGAATCTGGGACATCTGGCTGAAAATCAGCACCTTACTATCCTGGACTGTTTTACCCATGGAAAAGGCGACGGTTCAGAGGTTTTCAGCAAATTTTATGAAAAAGACGGGGCGCAATGGCCCTATCAGATTATCAAGATCAATGAACCCTGGAAGCCGGACAAGGTTATAGAATCCATATACGGAATTCATAAAACATTAAAAGATGATGTCAGATTTGTATTTGAAAGTCTTACAGGGATGCAGGATTTATGGGGAGGCGAGGAGCATATCCAAAAATTTTATACCCACTCCTGTCCAAGATTATACGAACTCAACACCATTGCATACTGGATTATTGAAAAAGGCGCTCATTCAGGCAAACTTAAAGCTCATATAAATCAGATTGCCCAGGTTGCCATAGACTTGTCTATTAAAAGAGGTAAATCAGCCCTTACAATACTAAAAGCTGACAAACGGAATCCTGATACATTAAATACCCCGAATTATTACTGGAATGAAGGCATGAATATCAGTTTTGAAAGCGACAAACGCTCTCATGCAAAAATTGATATTGGAATACGTCTTAAACAGCTTCGCACAAAACAGGGATTATCACAAACAGAACTTGCAAAAATGGTGGGAGTTACTCCCAGCACAATTTCGCAGATAGAAAGCAATATAATTTATCCTTCATTAACTGCACTTTTTAAAATTGCTGAAACCCTTTGTGTTGAGATCAGTTCTTTTTTCCAGGATCAGACAGATATACAAAACAGGGTTGTGTTTTCACGAGACCAGGGGGTTAATATCAATTTTCCTGATCTGCCAAAAGGGAGCATTGCAGGAAGATTATTGACACCTGTTGATTTTGAACCAAAAGCTGAACCTTATATTATTGAAATACCGGCAAATCAAAATCTGGGTTCCCATTTCTTTATTCATAAAGGAGAAGAAATAGGCTATGTTTTATCAGGAACCTTGCAGGCTGAGATTAAAAAAGGAAAATATGAGATTAAAAAAGGGGATATTATTTATCTGACAACAGAAATGCCGTCTCACTGGAAAAACCCAGGGCCTGAGACAGCAAGATTATTATGGATAAAAATCAAATAA
- a CDS encoding sensor histidine kinase, with protein sequence MKDIELKDICKSWASVLVKQNIHESRAFVIGLFNLNGDLIYANSGMKIILDADNPSHLPADYLRNPDFNKLVQTLCSQDSVFEGFLTTGNGFDISHTILSKAYLKENHLLITGEYDVMELDFMNREMTQLNQEINNIQRKLIKEKSILKQTLAQLKETQTMLIQSEKMNALGQLVAGIAHEINNPIAFIKSNLHSLKESCEDMADAYSEIETLVSQNNDKEIKKLFENIYKEYDLEFIFEDFKDLHLSLSDGISRVQKIVGELRTFSRLDQGALKEIDIDESLHSVLTIAEPEIKKNNIEVELQLENLPKVFCYASELNQVFMNLVINAAQAMENGGKLSISGREKNNSIYLEFTDTGCGIKHENISKIFNPFFTTKPVGSGTGLGLSIAYKIITEKHKGVISVDSKEGQGSVFKIIIPRELNENGQS encoded by the coding sequence ATGAAAGATATTGAGCTAAAAGATATTTGCAAATCATGGGCATCAGTCCTGGTAAAACAAAATATTCATGAAAGCCGGGCCTTTGTCATAGGTTTATTTAATCTCAATGGAGACCTGATTTATGCAAATTCAGGCATGAAAATAATTCTGGATGCTGATAATCCAAGCCACCTTCCTGCTGATTACCTGAGAAACCCCGATTTTAATAAACTTGTTCAAACCCTTTGTTCACAAGATTCTGTATTTGAAGGATTTTTAACAACAGGAAACGGTTTCGACATTTCCCATACAATACTGTCAAAAGCTTATTTAAAGGAAAACCATCTTCTTATTACAGGTGAATATGATGTAATGGAACTTGACTTCATGAACAGGGAGATGACTCAGCTTAACCAGGAAATCAACAATATACAGCGAAAATTAATTAAGGAAAAATCCATACTTAAACAAACCCTGGCCCAATTGAAAGAAACCCAGACAATGCTTATTCAGTCTGAAAAAATGAATGCACTTGGACAACTGGTTGCAGGTATTGCCCATGAGATTAATAATCCAATTGCATTTATTAAAAGCAATCTGCATTCTTTAAAAGAGTCTTGTGAAGATATGGCAGATGCTTATTCTGAAATTGAAACCCTGGTTTCCCAAAACAATGATAAAGAAATAAAAAAGTTATTTGAAAATATTTACAAGGAATATGATTTGGAATTTATTTTTGAAGATTTTAAGGATCTTCATCTTTCATTATCAGATGGAATTTCCCGTGTACAGAAAATTGTCGGGGAACTTAGAACCTTTTCACGGCTGGATCAGGGGGCTTTAAAAGAGATTGATATTGATGAGAGTTTGCACAGTGTACTTACTATTGCAGAACCTGAAATTAAAAAAAATAATATAGAAGTTGAGCTGCAGCTTGAGAATCTGCCAAAAGTATTTTGCTATGCTTCAGAATTAAACCAGGTTTTCATGAACCTGGTCATTAATGCTGCACAGGCAATGGAAAATGGCGGAAAATTAAGTATTTCCGGCAGAGAGAAAAATAACAGCATATATCTGGAGTTTACAGATACAGGCTGTGGAATAAAACATGAGAATATAAGTAAAATATTTAATCCTTTTTTTACTACAAAGCCGGTTGGTTCAGGTACAGGGCTTGGACTGAGCATTGCTTATAAAATAATTACAGAAAAACATAAGGGAGTTATTTCTGTTGACTCAAAAGAGGGACAGGGAAGTGTTTTTAAAATTATCATTCCCAGGGAGTTAAATGAAAATGGTCAGTCATAA
- a CDS encoding cobalamin B12-binding domain-containing protein: protein MDKKSETIKHINEKTYQEFFSYLMKGSRLKCCEIVNNQLKENIPVKQIYVQLFERALYEVGRLWEFNKISVATEHMCTAITESLMNFIYNKISMKDNCSKNVIISSVENEMHQVGGKMVADIYEIHGWNSFFLGANTPLNELIRFAREIVPDTIALSLSVYFHMEYLEKMIIKIREALPETKIIVGGQGFCHGGRSIAEKYDMVKYISSLDELEQFIAGNL, encoded by the coding sequence ATGGATAAAAAATCTGAAACTATAAAACACATCAATGAAAAAACATATCAGGAATTTTTCTCTTATCTTATGAAAGGCAGCCGTTTGAAATGCTGTGAAATTGTAAACAATCAGCTTAAAGAAAATATTCCTGTTAAACAAATTTATGTACAGCTTTTCGAACGTGCCCTGTATGAAGTCGGCAGGCTGTGGGAGTTTAATAAAATTTCAGTGGCAACAGAGCATATGTGTACTGCCATCACAGAATCTCTTATGAATTTTATATATAACAAAATCAGCATGAAAGATAATTGCAGCAAGAATGTAATCATAAGCTCTGTTGAAAATGAAATGCATCAGGTAGGCGGCAAAATGGTGGCTGATATATATGAGATACACGGGTGGAACAGTTTTTTTCTGGGAGCCAATACCCCTTTAAATGAATTAATCCGGTTTGCCAGGGAAATAGTCCCTGATACCATAGCTCTTTCCTTAAGTGTTTATTTCCATATGGAATACCTGGAAAAAATGATCATCAAAATAAGAGAAGCTCTGCCTGAAACAAAAATAATTGTAGGAGGCCAGGGATTTTGCCATGGCGGCAGATCAATTGCAGAAAAATATGATATGGTGAAATATATATCATCACTGGATGAACTGGAGCAATTTATTGCTGGTAATTTATAA
- a CDS encoding glutamate synthase-related protein, with the protein MRFSKSNDALGTVNRGNPTESSLCTLCRADCQGKCETWLSSLVGRKLLYPRSFGIVTAGADNTTHVGVSYNSLRIQGYAYGSHGLSHGLSNDPDDCIFPNVNLETEFGKEVKTKVRMPLMTGAMGSTFVAQKYWDSFAIGGALVGIPVVIGENVVGVDRKSEIGPETTRKGKIKCSPELERRIDGYLRYYDGYGAIIVQLNVEDTRNGVAEFVAEKYGDKCIIELKWGQGAKNIGGEIQVKSLDYAIFLKERGYVVDPDPTIPEVQEAFENGSIKSFARHSRLGATNFDTVEQVRRDFMASVEYLRSIGFSRITLKTGSYGMEELAMAIKFATDAKLDLLTMDGSGGGTGMSPWNMMQSWGVPSINLHAKAYEYASILAAKGDQVVDMSFAGGFALEDHIFKALALGAPFTKLVCMGRAVMIPGFVGSNIEGALYPDRRAQVNGHWSELPRTVQRVGNSEKEIFASYFDVEKKVGKDEMKNIPFGAIAFYTLADKLACGLQQLMAGARKFSMNKIRRGDIFSGNRETARETGIPHVSDVNDESARKILNS; encoded by the coding sequence ATGCGTTTTTCAAAAAGCAATGATGCACTTGGAACAGTAAACAGGGGTAATCCAACTGAATCCAGCCTTTGCACCTTGTGCCGGGCAGATTGTCAGGGAAAATGTGAAACCTGGCTTTCAAGTCTTGTAGGCCGTAAACTTCTTTATCCCAGAAGCTTTGGCATTGTAACAGCAGGTGCTGACAATACAACCCATGTAGGGGTTTCCTATAATTCTTTAAGGATCCAGGGCTATGCCTATGGTTCCCACGGTTTGTCTCACGGTTTGAGCAATGATCCTGATGACTGTATCTTTCCCAATGTAAACCTTGAAACCGAATTTGGAAAAGAAGTTAAAACCAAGGTTCGCATGCCTCTTATGACCGGTGCTATGGGTTCTACATTTGTTGCACAAAAATACTGGGATTCTTTTGCAATTGGCGGTGCATTGGTTGGTATTCCTGTTGTTATAGGCGAAAATGTTGTTGGTGTTGACAGAAAATCGGAAATAGGCCCTGAAACCACCAGAAAAGGAAAGATCAAATGTTCTCCTGAACTGGAAAGACGTATTGACGGCTATCTTCGTTATTATGACGGTTATGGTGCAATTATTGTCCAGTTAAATGTTGAAGATACACGCAACGGGGTTGCAGAATTTGTTGCTGAAAAATACGGTGATAAATGTATAATTGAATTAAAATGGGGGCAGGGAGCAAAGAATATCGGGGGTGAGATCCAGGTAAAAAGCCTTGATTATGCGATTTTTCTGAAAGAACGCGGTTATGTTGTTGATCCTGATCCCACAATTCCCGAAGTACAGGAAGCTTTTGAAAATGGTTCCATTAAATCTTTTGCACGCCACAGCCGCCTTGGAGCAACAAACTTCGATACTGTTGAACAGGTACGCAGAGATTTTATGGCTAGTGTTGAATATCTTAGGAGTATAGGTTTCAGCAGAATTACTTTAAAGACTGGTTCCTACGGTATGGAGGAACTGGCAATGGCAATTAAATTTGCAACAGATGCAAAACTTGATCTACTGACTATGGATGGTTCCGGCGGCGGTACAGGCATGAGTCCCTGGAATATGATGCAGAGCTGGGGAGTGCCTTCAATCAATCTTCATGCAAAAGCCTATGAATATGCCAGTATCCTGGCAGCCAAAGGGGATCAGGTTGTGGATATGTCATTTGCAGGCGGCTTTGCCCTTGAAGATCATATATTTAAAGCTCTTGCACTGGGCGCACCTTTTACAAAACTGGTATGTATGGGCAGGGCTGTTATGATTCCAGGTTTTGTAGGCTCAAATATTGAAGGCGCACTCTATCCTGACAGAAGGGCCCAGGTCAACGGCCACTGGTCAGAACTTCCAAGAACTGTACAGAGAGTTGGCAATAGTGAAAAAGAAATTTTTGCTTCCTATTTTGATGTTGAGAAAAAGGTTGGCAAGGATGAGATGAAAAATATACCCTTTGGTGCAATTGCTTTTTATACACTGGCTGATAAGCTTGCATGCGGTTTACAGCAGCTTATGGCAGGAGCAAGAAAATTTTCCATGAACAAGATCAGGCGGGGTGATATTTTCTCAGGTAACAGGGAAACAGCAAGAGAGACCGGTATTCCTCATGTTTCTGATGTAAATGATGAAAGCGCAAGAAAGATTCTTAATTCTTAA
- a CDS encoding glycosyltransferase family 39 protein — MKYVFVFISGFLLRLYACFNIPIINLDGIHYIYQAKAIYYGKWDSITSCLLKYISNYPVFIAGAYTIFNDWIIAARFVSLLFGTASLIMFFFLVKHFFDHNISLLCTLIFAMMPVMVRLSADIFRGSICTFFIISGLYFFTVKADKKNIFLTLACFSFLMAAWARIEALLFFIVTGLYILLTSHEKKIKRFVFFVSPIIIIIFSYILCTLIFDSPAKNFHRMDELSEKLTQPLKHYNELRQDIKSLSYDQEEGSLMFEFLEKLPNLLWLIALGTILNDSLETFFYPFVPIFLFGIIGIRKELKKDPQILLYILLTVSGFLLLYVHIMHRWIMIYRFFIIVIIPSFIFAGFGLQKTIRFLSLKYGIKESSAVLCIGLLIFAAGLPKNLKPRETDKGIYKQLGEIAAKKEDNDRLINIAAAPSAIQQWVTFYANMNYQGVFCPINSEIRQYNYHELITYLKKNKIKYFLWEENKWPIEKIDFLNAPFAKAFKVLAREIHPDSKRIILFELL; from the coding sequence ATGAAATATGTTTTTGTTTTTATCTCAGGATTTTTATTAAGACTCTACGCCTGCTTTAATATTCCTATTATTAATCTGGATGGTATTCATTATATTTACCAGGCAAAAGCCATTTATTATGGTAAATGGGACAGCATTACAAGCTGTCTTTTAAAATATATATCCAATTATCCTGTTTTTATTGCAGGTGCATATACAATATTTAACGACTGGATCATTGCTGCCAGATTTGTTTCCCTCTTATTTGGTACTGCCTCGCTTATAATGTTCTTTTTTCTGGTAAAACATTTTTTTGACCACAACATCAGTCTTTTATGCACCCTGATTTTTGCCATGATGCCTGTTATGGTCAGGCTTAGTGCAGATATTTTCAGGGGATCTATATGCACTTTTTTTATAATTTCAGGTTTATATTTTTTTACTGTCAAAGCTGATAAAAAAAATATTTTTCTTACCCTTGCCTGCTTTTCATTTCTCATGGCAGCATGGGCAAGAATTGAGGCGCTTTTATTTTTTATTGTTACAGGTTTATATATTTTGCTCACATCTCATGAAAAAAAAATAAAAAGATTTGTATTCTTTGTTTCACCAATTATTATAATTATTTTTTCATATATATTATGCACATTAATATTTGACTCCCCTGCAAAAAACTTCCACAGAATGGATGAACTGTCAGAAAAGCTTACCCAGCCCTTAAAACATTATAATGAACTAAGACAAGATATAAAAAGCCTTTCATATGACCAGGAAGAAGGTTCTCTGATGTTTGAATTTCTTGAAAAACTACCAAATCTTTTATGGCTCATTGCTCTTGGCACAATTTTAAATGATTCACTTGAAACGTTTTTTTATCCTTTTGTTCCCATATTTCTTTTTGGAATAATTGGTATAAGAAAAGAACTAAAAAAAGATCCACAAATATTATTATATATTTTACTCACTGTATCAGGATTTCTCTTATTGTATGTTCATATTATGCACAGATGGATTATGATATACCGCTTTTTCATAATTGTAATTATTCCAAGCTTTATATTTGCAGGTTTTGGTTTGCAGAAAACAATTCGATTTTTATCTTTAAAATATGGTATAAAAGAATCAAGTGCTGTCTTATGTATCGGATTGTTAATTTTTGCAGCAGGACTGCCCAAAAATCTTAAACCACGAGAAACTGACAAGGGAATATATAAACAATTAGGTGAAATTGCAGCAAAAAAAGAGGACAATGACCGGTTAATAAATATTGCTGCTGCCCCTTCAGCTATCCAGCAATGGGTTACATTTTATGCAAACATGAATTATCAAGGAGTATTCTGCCCAATCAATTCGGAAATAAGGCAATATAATTATCATGAGTTAATTACTTATTTGAAAAAAAATAAAATTAAATATTTTTTATGGGAAGAAAATAAATGGCCCATAGAAAAAATAGATTTTCTCAATGCTCCTTTTGCCAAAGCTTTTAAAGTACTGGCAAGAGAAATTCACCCTGATTCAAAACGGATTATTTTATTTGAACTGCTTTAA
- a CDS encoding glycosyltransferase family 4 protein — protein MADENKKIAVICSNYSPYGGVEKLGLDIIKELLKQGIQVSLLTFPRQKWPLTHNKLQIIPLGISRGNRFLQAFLFNRGVNKYLSEHSFDCIFSLDRVSVFTHLHAGGGTHKSFLDIKNKNSSIMSRIFRKTSFFHLYTLYIEKKGLTANPMLKKIWCISNLVKQDICKDYPVDKDKIQVIPGGMDWKKTGETFEKRDETALKLCLKHNLSLEKNYLLFLGSGFSRKGLDTALKGIAWLPDSYELIIVGKGSQQNYSKLASNLGISKKVHFLGPQENGWKYASLCKAFVLPSRYEPFGLAAAEAQAMGLPVLISDKTGYMDCLVENKTGVILKSDADEENIKKAFNKLLNLIENPEMTPGQIRDNIKYLNNEIIMKRVIQDFMEIQPLL, from the coding sequence ATGGCTGATGAAAATAAAAAAATAGCTGTTATATGCAGTAATTATTCACCATACGGCGGAGTGGAAAAGCTTGGCCTGGATATTATTAAAGAATTGCTCAAACAGGGCATACAGGTTTCATTATTAACATTTCCCAGGCAAAAATGGCCTTTAACCCATAATAAGCTTCAAATAATCCCACTGGGAATAAGCAGGGGAAACCGTTTTTTACAGGCATTTTTATTTAACCGCGGGGTTAATAAATACCTGTCAGAACATTCATTTGACTGTATTTTTTCACTGGACAGGGTTTCAGTTTTTACACATCTCCATGCAGGCGGCGGAACCCATAAATCCTTTTTGGATATTAAAAATAAAAACAGCAGCATAATGAGCCGTATTTTCAGAAAAACAAGCTTTTTCCATTTATATACCCTGTATATTGAAAAAAAAGGATTAACTGCCAATCCAATGCTCAAAAAAATCTGGTGCATATCAAATCTTGTAAAACAGGATATATGTAAGGATTATCCAGTTGATAAAGATAAAATTCAGGTCATTCCAGGAGGTATGGACTGGAAAAAAACAGGGGAAACCTTTGAAAAAAGAGATGAAACAGCCCTAAAGCTTTGCTTAAAACATAATCTATCCCTGGAAAAAAATTACCTGCTTTTCCTGGGAAGCGGGTTTTCAAGAAAAGGACTTGATACTGCACTTAAAGGAATTGCCTGGCTGCCGGATTCATATGAATTAATAATAGTTGGCAAAGGCTCTCAGCAAAATTATTCTAAACTGGCTTCAAATCTTGGAATATCAAAAAAGGTTCATTTTTTAGGCCCCCAGGAAAACGGGTGGAAATATGCATCCCTTTGCAAGGCTTTTGTCCTGCCTTCCAGGTATGAGCCTTTCGGACTTGCAGCCGCAGAAGCCCAGGCAATGGGACTGCCTGTTCTTATCAGCGATAAAACCGGATATATGGACTGCCTGGTTGAAAATAAAACCGGGGTTATATTAAAAAGTGATGCAGATGAAGAAAATATTAAAAAAGCCTTTAATAAATTACTGAATCTTATTGAAAATCCTGAAATGACACCAGGCCAGATCAGAGATAATATTAAATATCTGAACAATGAAATTATTATGAAAAGGGTAATTCAGGATTTTATGGAAATACAGCCTTTGTTATGA
- a CDS encoding AF1514 family protein, which produces MTQQNHIKIQVDDKNLDFIQAKDIAKQKAKTICADPMLLSWYQGKTGESYPKFECGSRDKPPWVVFAEARGGDLVIDINQGEFIFMYLSLP; this is translated from the coding sequence ATGACTCAGCAAAATCATATAAAAATTCAGGTTGATGATAAAAACCTTGATTTTATTCAAGCCAAAGATATTGCAAAACAGAAAGCAAAAACTATTTGTGCAGACCCTATGCTTCTTTCCTGGTATCAGGGAAAAACAGGAGAATCATATCCCAAGTTTGAATGCGGTTCCAGAGATAAACCGCCCTGGGTTGTATTTGCCGAAGCAAGGGGCGGAGACCTGGTTATTGATATTAACCAGGGAGAATTTATCTTTATGTATCTATCACTGCCTTAA
- a CDS encoding CopG family antitoxin, with translation MNQIKTIPKTDSIKELEQFWDTHDLTDYEDQLEEVADTVFESKNTIRIDLDVDEAETIKRIALKKGIPYQILVKEWVLDKVRAA, from the coding sequence ATGAATCAGATAAAAACAATTCCGAAAACAGATTCCATTAAAGAACTAGAACAGTTCTGGGATACTCACGATCTGACAGATTATGAAGATCAATTGGAAGAAGTTGCAGATACGGTATTCGAAAGTAAAAATACAATCAGGATTGATTTAGATGTTGACGAAGCTGAAACCATAAAAAGAATAGCACTAAAAAAAGGAATACCATACCAGATTCTTGTAAAAGAATGGGTTTTAGATAAAGTCAGGGCAGCATAG
- a CDS encoding YrbL family protein, which yields MIIINSKPIGKGIERECYIHPMESNKIIKISSLAPNIQSKREISYYKKLQKRKKMKWNHIPKFYGEVSTNLGAGFITELILDFDGKISKHFSLYIKQNGISVYSKQLEELKNYFINEKVIFNYDMSPKNLLLRRTNESESELVLIDGLGDIVFIEMLNYFKYFLKNKILRRWSRFEQNMYLDYG from the coding sequence ATGATTATTATCAATAGCAAACCAATTGGTAAAGGTATTGAACGTGAGTGTTATATCCATCCAATGGAGTCTAATAAAATTATTAAAATTAGTTCGTTAGCACCAAATATTCAATCAAAACGTGAAATTTCATATTATAAAAAGCTTCAAAAAAGAAAAAAAATGAAATGGAATCATATTCCAAAGTTCTATGGAGAAGTTTCTACAAATTTAGGGGCTGGATTTATTACCGAGCTTATTTTAGATTTTGATGGGAAAATTTCTAAACATTTTTCTTTATATATCAAACAAAATGGAATTAGTGTTTATAGTAAACAACTTGAAGAATTAAAAAATTACTTTATTAATGAAAAAGTGATATTTAATTATGATATGTCTCCAAAAAATTTACTTTTGCGCAGAACTAATGAATCTGAATCAGAACTTGTTTTAATAGATGGTTTGGGCGATATTGTATTTATAGAAATGTTGAATTATTTTAAATATTTTTTAAAAAATAAAATATTAAGAAGATGGTCTCGTTTTGAACAAAATATGTATTTGGATTATGGTTAA